Proteins co-encoded in one Kocuria flava genomic window:
- a CDS encoding ATP-binding cassette domain-containing protein: protein MTGGLTLRGVSKAVGGTAVLTDVGLAVRPGRVHALLGPNGSGKTTTVRALLGLCRTDAGEILFSGGPLERRHEDGPRLAACFDRLGADRGARVRDVVRLYAAARPRSARLREAVRSHGPIGSLWRRRVAELSFGQRQLLSLCLALATEADLYLLDEPFNGLDVFTKLEVVERIQRLARDGACVLVTSHTLDGFEDVVADVTLLRGGEVLFTGTKEQLLRTAGADELLVRTDDDGHALARLAEAGHRARSAAHGLLVEARTTDEIGHLLSRAGVAVLELRRREPSLQDAFVGLVGARGADGEGGR, encoded by the coding sequence GTGACCGGGGGACTGACGCTGCGCGGCGTCTCGAAGGCGGTGGGCGGGACGGCTGTGCTCACCGACGTCGGCCTCGCGGTCCGTCCCGGCCGCGTGCACGCGCTGCTGGGCCCCAACGGCTCGGGGAAGACGACCACGGTCCGCGCCCTGCTCGGGCTGTGCCGCACCGACGCGGGGGAGATCCTCTTCTCGGGCGGCCCGCTGGAGCGGCGGCACGAGGACGGTCCCCGGCTCGCCGCCTGCTTCGACCGCCTCGGGGCCGACCGCGGGGCCCGGGTCCGCGACGTCGTCCGTCTCTACGCCGCCGCACGGCCCCGGTCCGCGCGGCTCCGGGAGGCGGTCCGCTCCCACGGCCCGATCGGCTCCCTCTGGCGCCGGCGCGTCGCGGAGCTCTCCTTCGGGCAGCGCCAGCTCCTCTCGCTGTGCCTGGCACTGGCCACCGAGGCCGACCTCTACCTCCTGGACGAGCCGTTCAACGGGCTGGACGTCTTCACGAAGCTCGAGGTGGTCGAACGGATCCAGCGGCTCGCCCGGGACGGGGCGTGCGTCCTGGTGACCTCGCACACGCTCGACGGCTTCGAGGACGTCGTCGCCGACGTCACCCTCCTGCGCGGGGGCGAGGTCCTGTTCACGGGCACGAAGGAGCAGCTGCTGCGCACCGCCGGTGCGGACGAGCTCCTCGTGCGCACCGACGACGACGGGCACGCGCTGGCCCGGCTCGCCGAGGCCGGCCACCGGGCCCGGTCGGCGGCGCACGGGCTGCTCGTCGAGGCCCGCACCACCGACGAGATCGGGCACCTCCTGAGCCGGGCGGGGGTGGCCGTCCTCGAGCTGCGCCGCCGCGAGCCGTCCCTGCAGGACGCGTTCGTCGGCCTCGTCGGCGCGCGCGGCGCGGACGGGGAGGGGGGCCGATGA
- a CDS encoding metallopeptidase family protein: MEMTHEEFDRAVDDAIDLIPDELFRAMDNVVILVEEEPPAHSPELLGLYEGVPLTARDGGWGAGSLPDRIFVYRGPLRRMCTDREELVEEITVTVIHEVAHHFGIDDERLHELGWG; encoded by the coding sequence ATGGAGATGACGCACGAGGAGTTCGACCGGGCCGTCGACGACGCGATCGACCTGATCCCCGACGAGCTGTTCCGGGCGATGGACAACGTGGTGATCCTCGTCGAGGAGGAGCCCCCGGCGCACTCCCCGGAGCTGCTGGGCCTCTACGAGGGCGTGCCCCTGACCGCGCGGGACGGCGGGTGGGGCGCGGGCTCGCTGCCCGACCGGATCTTCGTCTACCGCGGGCCGCTGCGGCGGATGTGCACCGACCGGGAGGAGCTGGTGGAGGAGATCACCGTGACCGTCATCCACGAGGTCGCCCACCACTTCGGGATCGATGACGAGCGCCTGCACGAGCTCGGCTGGGGCTGA
- the nadE gene encoding ammonia-dependent NAD(+) synthetase yields MRELQRAIIDEMGVKPEIDPEQEIEARVGFLCDYLRASGTNGFVLGISGGLDSTLAGRLAQLAVERLAADGVTAEFVAVRLPYRVQHDEDDAQAALEFIRPSTTVTYNVAAAVDGFETEFRQAAGREISDFNKGNIKARVRMIAQYALAGERNLLVLGTDHGAESVTGFFTKYGDGGADVLPLFGLNKRQNRLLTKTLGAEERLWAKAPTADLLDDAPGQTDEAELGLSYDDIDDYLEGREVDDAVAERIEHRWRITRHKRTTPATPLDDWWRR; encoded by the coding sequence ATGCGCGAACTGCAGAGGGCAATCATCGACGAGATGGGCGTGAAGCCCGAGATCGACCCGGAGCAGGAGATCGAGGCCCGGGTGGGCTTCCTGTGCGACTACCTCCGGGCCAGCGGCACCAACGGCTTCGTGCTGGGCATCAGCGGGGGACTGGACTCCACGCTGGCCGGCCGGCTCGCGCAGCTGGCGGTCGAGCGCCTGGCCGCCGACGGTGTGACGGCCGAGTTCGTGGCGGTGCGCCTTCCCTACAGGGTCCAGCACGACGAGGACGACGCGCAGGCGGCCCTGGAGTTCATCCGCCCGTCCACCACCGTGACCTACAACGTGGCCGCCGCCGTGGACGGCTTCGAGACGGAGTTCCGCCAGGCCGCGGGCCGGGAGATCTCCGACTTCAACAAGGGCAACATCAAGGCCCGGGTGCGGATGATCGCCCAGTACGCCCTGGCCGGGGAGCGCAACCTGCTCGTGCTCGGCACCGACCACGGCGCCGAGTCCGTGACGGGGTTCTTCACCAAGTACGGCGACGGCGGGGCGGACGTGCTGCCGCTGTTCGGGCTGAACAAGCGGCAGAACCGGCTGCTGACGAAGACCCTCGGCGCCGAGGAGCGGCTGTGGGCCAAGGCCCCGACCGCCGACCTGCTCGACGACGCCCCGGGCCAGACCGACGAGGCCGAGCTGGGGCTCTCCTACGACGACATCGACGACTACCTCGAGGGCCGGGAGGTCGACGACGCGGTGGCGGAGCGGATCGAGCACCGCTGGCGCATCACCCGTCACAAGCGCACGACGCCCGCCACGCCCCTCGACGACTGGTGGCGCCGCTGA
- a CDS encoding CAP domain-containing protein yields MPAVPPRSLLALATATALLLGGVPALAAELPAPAAADPGAPAPEPGASAPGGRPGSAPGGVLSGGATIDGAPAAPPAAPAGAAAAAADPRAGEPSAPGSSAGRTGTAAAAPVTTLAHVEEAFRIVNEHRGQARRAPLAYNSALSRTAQRWAETMAAARAPLSNPDPWSGAPAGGTRMDQYYGKGEFTGTFAGTDAVQALTHWLLDFYPRNGTDQFARDLTHVGIGVAHVPTTGPDGPGWETYLTLYYYAYPAGQAVPGTWADPESGWQAPVPTAHPVGGAIGSRWARMGGEAVVGAPTTPERGGLAEGGVYQQFARAGRTTTIYWAPGHGAWPLENWTAIGRKWIAAGREHTHGLPVIEERSLPGGAWQMFRRGTNVYKVLWSPGAGARIVQENSAIGQRWKAAGYERGYGFPVTDEYRWGTEVRQRFSGGHTVHWSSVTKRVWVTR; encoded by the coding sequence GTGCCCGCTGTCCCGCCCCGCTCCCTCCTGGCCCTGGCCACCGCCACGGCCCTGCTGCTCGGGGGCGTTCCGGCGCTCGCCGCCGAGCTGCCCGCCCCGGCCGCCGCGGACCCCGGTGCGCCCGCCCCGGAGCCGGGCGCGTCCGCTCCCGGCGGCCGGCCCGGATCCGCCCCGGGGGGCGTGCTCAGCGGCGGGGCGACGATCGACGGCGCGCCCGCCGCCCCGCCCGCGGCCCCGGCCGGTGCCGCGGCGGCCGCCGCGGATCCCCGCGCCGGGGAGCCCTCCGCCCCGGGGTCCTCGGCCGGCCGCACGGGCACCGCCGCCGCGGCCCCCGTCACCACGCTCGCCCACGTCGAGGAGGCCTTCCGGATCGTCAACGAGCACCGGGGGCAGGCGAGACGGGCGCCGCTGGCCTACAACAGCGCCCTCTCGCGCACCGCCCAGCGGTGGGCCGAGACCATGGCCGCGGCCCGGGCGCCGCTGTCCAACCCCGACCCGTGGTCCGGGGCCCCGGCCGGGGGGACGCGGATGGACCAGTACTACGGCAAGGGCGAGTTCACCGGGACGTTCGCGGGCACGGACGCCGTGCAGGCGCTCACCCACTGGCTGCTGGACTTCTACCCGCGCAACGGCACCGACCAGTTCGCCCGGGACCTCACGCACGTGGGCATCGGGGTGGCCCACGTGCCCACGACCGGCCCGGACGGTCCCGGGTGGGAGACCTACCTGACCCTCTACTACTACGCGTACCCGGCCGGGCAGGCCGTGCCCGGCACCTGGGCCGACCCGGAGTCGGGCTGGCAGGCCCCCGTGCCCACGGCCCACCCCGTGGGCGGGGCCATCGGCTCGCGCTGGGCCCGGATGGGCGGGGAGGCCGTGGTCGGGGCGCCGACCACCCCCGAGCGCGGCGGGCTCGCCGAGGGCGGGGTCTACCAGCAGTTCGCCCGCGCCGGGCGCACCACCACGATCTACTGGGCCCCGGGCCACGGCGCCTGGCCCCTGGAGAACTGGACCGCGATCGGGCGCAAGTGGATCGCCGCGGGCCGGGAGCACACCCACGGCCTGCCCGTGATCGAGGAGCGGTCCCTGCCCGGCGGCGCCTGGCAGATGTTCCGCCGCGGGACGAACGTCTACAAGGTGCTCTGGAGCCCGGGCGCCGGGGCCCGGATCGTGCAGGAGAACAGCGCGATCGGGCAGCGGTGGAAGGCGGCCGGCTACGAGCGCGGCTACGGCTTCCCGGTCACCGACGAGTACCGGTGGGGCACGGAGGTCCGCCAGCGCTTCTCCGGAGGCCACACCGTGCACTGGTCGTCGGTGACGAAGCGGGTGTGGGTCACCCGCTGA
- a CDS encoding exodeoxyribonuclease III, with protein MRIATWNVNSIRARADRVEAWLRRSDVDVLAIQETKAKDENFPWELFEFMGYDVAHFGLSQWNGVAIASRVGLDDVERTFPDQPAFGKPGEEPVPEARAIGATCGGVRVWSLYVPNGRGLEDPHMPYKLEWLRVLKDHARRWVEEDAAAQVALVGDWNVAPQDEDVWDLQFFLDNGLTHVSEPERAAFRAFLEEAGYQDVVRPRHPGPGVYTYWDYKGLRFPKKEGMRIDFQLYSPALAARVTDALIDREERKGKGASDHAPVVVAID; from the coding sequence ATGAGGATCGCCACCTGGAACGTGAACTCCATCCGCGCCCGCGCCGACCGCGTGGAGGCGTGGCTGCGGCGCTCCGACGTGGACGTCCTCGCGATCCAGGAGACCAAGGCGAAGGACGAGAACTTCCCCTGGGAGCTGTTCGAGTTCATGGGCTACGACGTCGCCCACTTCGGCCTGAGCCAGTGGAACGGCGTGGCCATCGCCTCCCGGGTGGGCCTCGACGACGTCGAGCGCACCTTCCCGGACCAGCCCGCCTTCGGCAAGCCCGGCGAGGAACCGGTGCCGGAGGCGCGCGCGATCGGCGCCACGTGCGGCGGGGTGCGCGTGTGGTCCCTCTACGTCCCCAACGGCCGGGGCCTGGAGGATCCCCACATGCCGTACAAGCTCGAGTGGCTGCGGGTGCTCAAGGACCACGCCCGCCGGTGGGTCGAGGAGGACGCCGCGGCGCAGGTCGCCCTGGTCGGCGACTGGAACGTGGCCCCGCAGGACGAGGACGTGTGGGACCTGCAGTTCTTCCTCGACAACGGGCTCACCCACGTCAGCGAGCCCGAGCGCGCGGCCTTCCGGGCGTTCCTCGAGGAGGCCGGCTACCAGGACGTGGTGCGCCCCCGCCACCCCGGCCCCGGCGTCTACACCTACTGGGACTACAAGGGCCTGCGCTTCCCCAAGAAGGAGGGCATGCGCATCGACTTCCAGCTCTACTCCCCCGCCCTCGCCGCGCGCGTCACCGACGCCCTGATCGACCGCGAGGAGCGCAAGGGCAAGGGCGCCTCCGACCACGCGCCCGTCGTCGTGGCGATCGACTGA
- the modA gene encoding molybdate ABC transporter substrate-binding protein codes for MPQRTGGDARPAARPTGRARRRAAAALLPLAALTGCAPTAAGDRLDVWAASSLAGVLPELAAEYERAHPGTEVALNFSGSSDLAVQIAEGAPADLFVAADERTLQRVLDAGRAAGPARPVATNRLVIAVAEGNPRGVGSLADLAGDGVRTVVCAEQVPCGHAARTVQDLAGVDLRPVSEENAVTDVLGKVRTGQADAGLVYVTDVAAHEDELDAVALPEAAAAANPYAAVVVPGGEEDAAAAFAELLTGPAGRERLAAAGFGPPPAATTPAGTDPDPHDPGGSA; via the coding sequence ATGCCCCAGCGCACCGGAGGAGACGCCCGCCCGGCCGCCCGGCCGACCGGCCGGGCGCGCCGCCGCGCCGCGGCCGCGCTGCTGCCGCTCGCGGCCCTGACCGGGTGCGCTCCCACCGCGGCCGGGGACCGCCTGGACGTGTGGGCGGCGTCCTCCCTCGCCGGCGTGCTCCCCGAGCTCGCGGCCGAGTACGAGCGGGCCCACCCCGGCACGGAGGTGGCCCTCAACTTCTCCGGCTCCTCGGACCTCGCCGTGCAGATCGCCGAGGGCGCCCCCGCCGACCTGTTCGTCGCCGCCGACGAGCGCACCCTGCAGCGGGTCCTCGACGCCGGCCGGGCCGCCGGGCCGGCGCGGCCCGTGGCGACCAACCGGCTGGTGATCGCGGTGGCCGAGGGCAACCCCCGCGGCGTGGGCTCCCTCGCCGACCTCGCCGGGGACGGGGTGCGCACCGTGGTGTGCGCCGAGCAGGTCCCCTGCGGGCACGCCGCGCGCACCGTCCAGGACCTGGCCGGGGTCGACCTGCGCCCGGTGAGCGAGGAGAACGCCGTGACCGACGTCCTCGGCAAGGTCCGCACCGGGCAGGCCGACGCGGGGCTCGTCTACGTCACCGACGTCGCCGCCCACGAGGACGAGCTCGACGCCGTGGCCCTGCCCGAGGCCGCCGCCGCGGCCAACCCGTACGCCGCCGTGGTGGTCCCCGGCGGCGAGGAGGACGCCGCCGCGGCGTTCGCCGAGCTGCTCACCGGCCCCGCGGGCCGGGAGCGGCTGGCCGCGGCGGGCTTCGGCCCGCCCCCCGCCGCGACGACGCCGGCGGGCACCGACCCCGATCCGCACGACCCAGGAGGCAGCGCATGA
- a CDS encoding glycoside hydrolase family 65 protein, with amino-acid sequence MQTPPHDASAWQVRESALDLGDRGALEAVLTLSNGYVGVRGTLDEPQPSDSRGTFMAGVYEYHPLSYPEGGYGHPEHGQAIVGVADGSTVHLQVDGVPLDLRESPPEHHERVLDLRAGTLERETQWTTPRGSRMRLASTRLVSLAHRSVTAIRYEVEALDRTVQVVLRSGLVANGTPPKVRNEDPRVAEVLAEPFRAERHSCHGTGGVLVHRTARSGIGVAAAVEHALDVPEGGAVSTQCDEDRVMTTVVTDLAPGQRLHLVKYLCHSWSAEDPADDLRGQVLAAMAGARRRGWEGLVADQRAVLDEHWAGADVEVDGAPDLQLALRFDLFQLLQASACVHRAPVGAKGLTGGGYSGHTFWDVEGFVLPALALLRPRDAARLLQWRSSTLDRARERARVLDLGGASFPWRTIDGHETSAYWPASTAAMHVNADIARAFTWWADTTGEELTAVGGVDVLVETARVWAATAHEDHDGGVHLLGMTGPDEYTGVVDDNVFTNLMARRNLRAAAAACAAHPDHVGRLGVSADELDRWRDLAQRLHVPFDEVRGVHPANAGFTTYREWDFEAKRDGYPIEEHFHYAKIYRRQVVKQADLVLALWWCAEDFTPEQTARDLDYYERRTVRDSSLSACVQAVVCARVGHLDLAHAYLREAALVDLRDLQQDTAEGLHLASAGGAWLALVCGLGGLDPEGGRLRLAPRLPAGLDRIAFRLRWRGRRLGVETTRAGTVVRVLDGQPGAVDLQIDGRARTAAPGRPATAPLHVPDPPAPAPVQPPGRAPRA; translated from the coding sequence ATGCAGACACCGCCGCACGACGCCTCCGCCTGGCAGGTCCGCGAGTCCGCCCTCGACCTCGGGGACCGGGGCGCCCTGGAGGCCGTGCTGACCCTCTCCAACGGCTACGTCGGGGTCCGGGGCACCCTCGACGAGCCGCAGCCCAGCGACTCCCGCGGCACGTTCATGGCGGGGGTCTACGAGTACCACCCGCTGTCCTACCCCGAGGGCGGCTACGGGCACCCCGAGCACGGGCAGGCGATCGTCGGCGTGGCCGACGGCAGCACCGTGCACCTGCAGGTCGACGGCGTGCCGCTGGACCTGCGGGAGAGCCCGCCCGAGCACCACGAGCGCGTGCTGGACCTGCGGGCGGGCACGCTGGAGCGCGAGACGCAGTGGACCACCCCGCGCGGGTCCCGGATGCGGCTGGCCTCCACACGCCTGGTCTCCCTGGCCCACCGCTCCGTCACGGCGATCCGCTACGAGGTCGAGGCCCTGGACCGCACCGTGCAGGTCGTGCTGCGCTCCGGGCTCGTGGCCAACGGCACCCCGCCCAAGGTGCGCAACGAGGACCCCCGCGTGGCCGAGGTGCTGGCCGAGCCCTTCCGCGCCGAGCGGCACTCCTGCCACGGGACCGGCGGGGTCCTCGTCCACCGCACCGCCCGCAGCGGCATCGGCGTCGCGGCCGCCGTCGAGCACGCCCTCGACGTCCCCGAGGGCGGCGCGGTGAGCACGCAGTGCGACGAGGACCGCGTGATGACGACCGTCGTCACCGACCTCGCCCCCGGGCAGCGGCTGCACCTCGTGAAGTACCTGTGCCACTCCTGGTCCGCGGAGGACCCCGCCGACGACCTCCGCGGTCAGGTGCTCGCCGCGATGGCCGGGGCGCGCCGGCGCGGCTGGGAGGGGCTGGTCGCGGACCAGCGCGCGGTCCTCGACGAGCACTGGGCCGGCGCCGACGTCGAGGTCGACGGCGCCCCCGACCTGCAGCTCGCGCTGCGCTTCGACCTGTTCCAGCTCCTCCAGGCCTCGGCCTGCGTGCACCGGGCCCCGGTCGGGGCGAAGGGACTGACCGGCGGCGGGTACAGCGGCCACACGTTCTGGGACGTCGAGGGCTTCGTGCTGCCGGCCCTGGCGCTGCTGCGCCCCCGCGACGCCGCCCGGCTGCTGCAGTGGCGCTCCTCCACCCTGGACCGGGCCCGCGAGCGGGCCCGCGTCCTGGACCTCGGCGGCGCGTCCTTCCCCTGGCGCACCATCGACGGGCACGAGACCTCCGCGTACTGGCCCGCCAGCACGGCGGCCATGCACGTCAACGCCGACATCGCCCGGGCCTTCACCTGGTGGGCGGACACGACCGGCGAGGAGCTGACCGCCGTCGGCGGCGTGGACGTGCTCGTGGAGACCGCCCGGGTGTGGGCGGCGACGGCCCACGAGGACCACGACGGCGGGGTCCACCTGCTCGGGATGACGGGGCCGGACGAGTACACCGGCGTGGTCGACGACAACGTGTTCACCAACCTCATGGCCCGGCGCAACCTCCGGGCCGCCGCCGCGGCGTGCGCGGCCCACCCCGACCACGTGGGCCGCCTCGGCGTGAGCGCCGACGAGCTGGACCGGTGGCGGGACCTCGCGCAGCGCCTCCACGTCCCCTTCGACGAGGTGCGCGGCGTGCACCCGGCCAACGCGGGCTTCACCACCTACCGCGAGTGGGACTTCGAGGCCAAGCGGGACGGCTACCCGATCGAGGAGCACTTCCACTACGCGAAGATCTACCGCCGCCAGGTCGTCAAGCAGGCCGACCTCGTGCTGGCCCTGTGGTGGTGCGCCGAGGACTTCACCCCCGAGCAGACCGCCCGGGACCTCGACTACTACGAGCGGCGCACCGTGCGCGACTCGTCCCTGTCCGCGTGCGTGCAGGCCGTGGTCTGCGCCCGGGTGGGCCACCTCGACCTCGCCCACGCGTACCTGCGCGAGGCCGCCCTCGTGGACCTGCGGGATCTCCAGCAGGACACCGCCGAGGGACTGCACCTGGCCTCCGCCGGTGGGGCGTGGCTGGCGCTGGTCTGCGGCCTCGGCGGCCTGGACCCCGAGGGCGGGCGGCTGCGCCTGGCCCCCCGGCTGCCGGCGGGCCTGGACCGCATCGCCTTCCGCCTGCGCTGGCGCGGGCGCCGCCTCGGGGTGGAGACCACCCGCGCGGGCACCGTCGTGCGGGTCCTGGACGGGCAGCCCGGCGCGGTGGACCTGCAGATCGATGGGCGGGCCCGCACGGCCGCGCCCGGGCGCCCCGCGACCGCCCCGCTGCACGTGCCCGACCCGCCCGCCCCCGCGCCGGTCCAGCCCCCCGGCCGGGCCCCGCGCGCCTGA
- a CDS encoding glycoside hydrolase family 13 protein, which produces MTQQAETDRSTDTAPWWRSAVIYQIYPRSFNDSDGDGMGDLPGIIDRLDYLADLGVDALWLSPFYVSPQNDAGYDVSDYRDIDPRFGTLEDFDRMRARMAELGLRLIVDLVPNHTSSEHGWFRAAVAAGPGSPERDRYVFREGRGEHGELPPNNWRSVFGGEAWTRLPDGQWYLHLFDSTQPDLNWENPEVWEEFRSVLRFWLDRGADGFRVDVAHGLVKAEGLPDWDRQVRMVEGEHEAREHDRPEGPETPMHTGSPYFDQDGVHEVYRDWHRVLAEYDGDRMMVAEAWVEPAHRLAMYVRSDEMHQAFNFDFLVAGWDWARLSRAIEDSLAESAKVGAPTTWVLSNHDTVRHVSRFGLADPIAYPMGIAAEHEQPDYDQGLARGRAAALVELALPGSAYLYQGDELGLPEHTSLPAHVREDPTFARTDGAEIGRDGCRVPMPWSAGEPGLGFGPQPWLPQPPAFAALAADRQVGVPGSTHSLYRDALRLRRELGLGRGSFAWHEAHDGATGLLAFVSTTPAGRRVLVAANTGEQPVALPAGEVLLTSLEDALVDGVLGPAAAAWVSLD; this is translated from the coding sequence ATGACGCAGCAGGCCGAGACCGACCGTTCGACCGACACCGCGCCCTGGTGGCGCTCCGCGGTGATCTACCAGATCTACCCGCGCTCCTTCAACGACTCCGACGGCGACGGCATGGGCGACCTCCCCGGCATCATCGACCGCCTGGACTACCTCGCCGACCTCGGGGTGGACGCCCTGTGGCTGTCCCCGTTCTACGTCTCCCCCCAGAACGACGCCGGCTACGACGTCTCGGACTACCGGGACATCGACCCCCGCTTCGGCACCCTCGAGGACTTCGACCGGATGCGCGCGCGCATGGCCGAGCTCGGGCTGCGGCTGATCGTGGACCTGGTCCCCAACCACACCTCGAGCGAGCACGGGTGGTTCCGCGCCGCCGTCGCCGCCGGGCCGGGCAGCCCCGAGCGCGACCGCTACGTCTTCCGCGAGGGCCGCGGCGAGCACGGCGAGCTGCCGCCCAACAACTGGCGCTCGGTCTTCGGCGGCGAGGCCTGGACCCGCCTGCCGGACGGCCAGTGGTACCTGCACCTGTTCGACTCCACCCAGCCGGACCTCAACTGGGAGAACCCGGAGGTGTGGGAGGAGTTCCGCTCCGTGCTGCGCTTCTGGCTCGACCGCGGCGCCGACGGGTTCCGGGTGGACGTGGCCCACGGCCTGGTCAAGGCCGAGGGCCTGCCCGACTGGGACCGGCAGGTGCGCATGGTCGAGGGCGAGCACGAGGCGAGGGAGCACGACCGGCCCGAGGGTCCCGAGACGCCGATGCACACCGGCAGCCCCTACTTCGACCAGGACGGGGTGCACGAGGTCTACCGCGACTGGCACCGGGTGCTCGCCGAGTACGACGGCGACCGGATGATGGTCGCCGAGGCCTGGGTGGAGCCCGCGCACCGGCTCGCGATGTACGTGCGCTCCGACGAGATGCACCAGGCGTTCAACTTCGACTTCCTGGTCGCCGGGTGGGACTGGGCGCGGCTGTCGCGGGCGATCGAGGACTCCCTGGCCGAGTCCGCGAAGGTCGGCGCGCCCACCACGTGGGTGCTCTCCAACCACGACACCGTCCGGCACGTCTCCCGCTTCGGGCTCGCCGACCCGATCGCCTACCCGATGGGCATCGCCGCGGAGCACGAGCAGCCCGACTACGACCAGGGCCTCGCCCGGGGCCGCGCGGCCGCCCTCGTGGAGCTCGCGCTGCCGGGCTCGGCCTACCTCTACCAGGGCGACGAGCTGGGCCTGCCCGAGCACACGAGCCTGCCCGCGCACGTGCGCGAGGACCCCACGTTCGCCCGCACGGACGGCGCGGAGATCGGCCGGGACGGCTGCCGCGTGCCGATGCCGTGGTCGGCCGGGGAGCCGGGCCTGGGCTTCGGGCCCCAGCCGTGGCTGCCGCAGCCGCCGGCCTTCGCCGCGCTGGCCGCCGACCGGCAGGTGGGGGTGCCGGGGTCCACGCACAGCCTCTACCGGGACGCCCTGCGGCTGCGCCGTGAGCTCGGCCTGGGCCGGGGCTCCTTCGCGTGGCACGAGGCGCACGACGGCGCCACGGGGCTGCTGGCGTTCGTCAGCACCACCCCGGCGGGCCGGCGCGTGCTCGTCGCCGCGAACACCGGCGAGCAGCCCGTGGCGCTGCCGGCGGGCGAGGTGCTGCTGACCAGCCTGGAGGACGCCCTGGTGGACGGGGTGCTGGGCCCCGCCGCCGCGGCGTGGGTGTCCCTGGACTAG
- a CDS encoding ABC transporter ATP-binding protein, with translation MAGLIDFQDVFFGYGDQPVLRGLRLTADPGAVVHLTGPNGSGKSSVLLLYAGYAAAGSGAVRVCGHDAQDPAVRALRRYCGVDQALYPQLTVREHLEFATRARGLPWRAAASRAERYGLDRWTDDTVSALSTGSARKLWIIMCTLGEFAAVGLDEPFLGLDEEAAGVLAEELVEWSRDRAVLLVSHDVPRTLTGRREVALGAAVG, from the coding sequence GTGGCGGGCTTGATCGACTTCCAGGACGTGTTCTTCGGCTACGGGGACCAGCCGGTGCTCCGGGGGCTGCGCCTCACGGCGGACCCCGGCGCCGTGGTCCACCTGACCGGCCCCAACGGCTCCGGCAAGAGCTCGGTGCTGCTGCTCTACGCCGGGTACGCAGCGGCGGGCTCCGGTGCGGTGCGGGTGTGCGGGCACGACGCCCAGGACCCGGCCGTGCGGGCACTCCGGCGCTACTGCGGGGTCGACCAGGCCCTCTACCCGCAGCTGACGGTGCGCGAGCACCTGGAGTTCGCCACCCGCGCCCGGGGCCTGCCGTGGCGTGCCGCCGCGTCCCGGGCGGAACGGTACGGGCTGGACCGGTGGACCGACGACACGGTCTCCGCGCTCTCCACGGGCAGCGCCCGCAAGCTGTGGATCATCATGTGCACGCTCGGGGAGTTCGCCGCGGTGGGCCTGGACGAGCCCTTCCTGGGCCTCGACGAGGAGGCCGCCGGGGTGCTCGCCGAGGAGCTCGTGGAGTGGAGCCGCGACCGCGCGGTGCTGCTGGTCAGCCACGACGTCCCCCGGACCCTGACGGGCCGGCGCGAGGTGGCGCTGGGCGCCGCCGTCGGCTGA
- a CDS encoding enoyl-CoA hydratase: MTEQHENIRVETRGRTGIITLHRPKALNALDAATLREVVAAAAAMDADPGIGAIVLTGSGKAFAAGADIKEMADRGFSEMFRADWFAGWDAFTRVRTPVVGAVAGYALGGGCELAMMCDVLIAADTARFGQPEINLGVIPGMGGSQRLTRAVGKAKAMDMVLTGRQMDAAEAERAGLVSRVVPADRLLDEALEVAGTIAAKSLPAAMAAKEAVSAAFETGLAQGVLFERRLFHGLFATEDQKEGMAAFAAKREPRFTHR, translated from the coding sequence ATGACCGAGCAGCACGAGAACATCCGGGTGGAGACCCGCGGCCGCACCGGGATCATCACCCTGCACCGGCCCAAGGCCCTCAACGCCCTCGACGCCGCGACCCTGCGCGAGGTCGTGGCCGCCGCGGCCGCGATGGACGCCGACCCGGGCATCGGGGCGATCGTGCTCACCGGCTCCGGGAAGGCCTTCGCCGCAGGGGCCGACATCAAGGAGATGGCCGACCGGGGCTTCTCGGAGATGTTCCGCGCGGACTGGTTCGCCGGCTGGGACGCCTTCACCCGGGTCCGCACCCCGGTGGTCGGCGCCGTGGCCGGCTACGCCCTCGGCGGGGGCTGCGAGCTCGCGATGATGTGCGACGTGCTCATCGCCGCCGACACCGCCCGCTTCGGCCAGCCCGAGATCAACCTCGGGGTCATCCCCGGGATGGGCGGCTCCCAGCGGCTGACCCGGGCCGTGGGCAAGGCCAAGGCCATGGACATGGTGCTCACCGGCCGGCAGATGGACGCCGCGGAGGCCGAGCGCGCGGGCCTCGTCTCCCGCGTGGTGCCCGCCGACCGCCTCCTCGACGAGGCCCTCGAGGTGGCGGGCACGATCGCGGCGAAGTCCCTGCCGGCGGCCATGGCCGCGAAGGAGGCGGTCTCCGCCGCCTTCGAGACCGGCCTGGCCCAGGGGGTGCTGTTCGAGCGCCGGCTCTTCCACGGGCTGTTCGCCACCGAGGACCAGAAGGAGGGCATGGCCGCGTTCGCGGCCAAGCGCGAGCCGCGCTTCACGCACCGCTGA